Proteins encoded within one genomic window of Oncorhynchus mykiss isolate Arlee chromosome 27, USDA_OmykA_1.1, whole genome shotgun sequence:
- the LOC118944654 gene encoding tripartite motif-containing protein 42-like yields MLGTDSESGCWPRLRSSKMRNNPKAKHTGKEICSQDAQTKAELDPVTRSLALHLCCPACDTLLLQPVSLPCGHCLCRPCLESVRKKPPSTKASDAEQPQPCSQCPRCLVHYSLQPGESWHFPENLLLANVAEQLLERLEGLRWVKQPKNNRAKKRPLRVTACEICCKQREAQRYCHTCGLNYCAKCLRKLHGKRAFQVHVLTEPVESGCRDPCPTHHDRSLSHCCLDDGALGCQGCMEQGHQGHNVSLVHEARTHMEVGIHNSLEQAWKVKSQCEADMVSMDQLRARTGSDGTELRRRVREGFLSLRNVLLDQEAALLSHLDNLTSSTCSGAIDFLQTSAPLLGSLTGLEMISEQALLEPNTVAFLTGAMALTQQLQRVNGDIQRPALTLQEGEPFKGVKMDFDALFRDLQALLGTHLHWKSPEVAAVVSVATGMEADVLEGCCEVVQLPSCPGTPHRSLADSPRSPRTPRSHRKLVMEEQLGLSAGDCSDKERYLLPRPPIIYQHIVSGATVEIFWMLPMGEEVETFDIHFQDAVTLGMAMEEGKGVVLVGLKTCNLQTARLCLNTHYLFRARSVNNNGAGEWSSSYRVNTECQGDEAKAAVTQEI; encoded by the exons ATGCTTGGTACTGATTCTGAATCCGGCTGTTGGCCGCGCTTGAGGTCTTCGAAGATGCGCAACAACCCCAAAGCCAAACACACAGGAAAGGAGATATG CTCTCAGGATGCCCAGACAAAAGCTGAGCTTGACCCAGTGACCCGCTCCCTGGCTCTCCACCTGTGCTGCCCAGCTTGTGAcactctcctcctccagcctgTGTCTCTGCCCTGTGGCCACTGCCTCTGTCGGCCCTGCCTGGAAAGCGTCCGCAAGAAGCCGCCCAGCACCAAGGCCTCTGATGCCGAGCAACCTCAGCCCTGCTCCCAGTGCCCCCGCTGCCTGGTCCACTACTCCCTCCAGCCCGGCGAGTCCTGGCACTTCCCAGAGAACCTTCTCCTGGCTAACGTGGCTGAGCAGCTCCTGGAAAGGCTTGAGGGCCTGAGGTGGGTGAAGCAACCCAAAAACAACCGTGCCAAGAAGAGACCCCTGAGGGTGACCGCCTGCGAGATCTGCTGTAAGCAGCGCGAGGCCCAGCGCTACTGCCACACCTGCGGCCTTAACTACTGTGCCAAGTGCCTGAGAAAACTCCATGGCAAACGGGCATTCCAGGTCCACGTGCTGACGGAGCCCGTGGAGAGCGGGTGCCGCGATCCGTGCCCCACCCACCACGACCGCTCCCTGTCCCACTGTTGCCTTGACGACGGAGCTCTGGGGTGCCAGGGGTGCATGGAACAGGGGCACCAGGGACACAATGTGTCTCTAGTCCACGAGGCCCGCACCCACATGGAGGTGGGCATCCACAATTCCCTAGAGCAGGCTTGGAAGG TGAAGTCCCAGTGTGAAGCTGACATGGTGTCCATGGACCAGTTGAGGGCCCGGACGGGCTCCGACGGCACCGAGCTAAGACGCCGTGTACGCGAGGGCTTCCTGTCTCTCCGTAATGTCCTGCTAGACCAGGAGGCGGCACTGCTCTCACACCTGGACAACCTAACCTCCAGTACCTGCAGCGGAGCCATTGACTTCCTCCAGACCTCTGCCCCACTCCTGGGCTCCCTGACTGGGCTGGAGATGATCTCTGAACAGGCCCTCCTGGAGCCCAACACCGTGGCCTTCCTGACCGGGGCCATGGCTCTGACCCAGCAGCTGCAGAGGGTCAACGGGGACATTCAACGCCCTGCCCTGACTCTCCAGGAGGGGGAGCCCTTCAAGGGGGTGAAGATGGACTTTGATGCCCTCTTTAGGGACCTGCAGGCCCTGCTGGGGACCCACCTCCACTGGAAGAGCCCTGAAGTGGCTGCAGTGGTTTCTGTGGCGACCGGCATGGAGGCAGACGTTTTGGAGGGGTGCTGCGAGGTGGTGCAGCTGCCGTCATGCCCAGGGACCCCGCACCGCTCCCTGGCGGACTCACCCCGAAGCCCCCGGACCCCCAGGAGCCACAGGAAGCTGGTGATGGAGGAACAGCTGGGCCTGTCAGCTGGGGACTGCAGCGATAAGGAACGCTATCTGCTGCCCAGGCCCCCCATCATCTACCAGCACATCGTCAGTGGAGCCACTGTGGAG ATCTTCTGGATGCTGCCCATGGGTGAGGAGGTGGAGACCTTTGACATCCACTTCCAGGATGCGGTTACCTTGGGGATGGCcatggaggaggggaagggagtggTCCTGGTGGGGCTGAAGACATGCAACCTGCAGACGGCCAGGCTCTGCCTAAACACACACTACCTGTTCCGGGCACGCTCTGTCAACAACAACGGGGCCGGGGAGTGGAGCTCCTCCTACAGA GTGAACACCGAGTGCCAGGGAGATGAGGCCAAGGCAGCCGTGACACAGGAAATCTAA